From the Pseudoalteromonas tunicata genome, one window contains:
- a CDS encoding RNA polymerase sigma factor, whose translation MFFQSEQGLIHKAKQGNKKAWFKLVKQHESVIYHYCLRMLGNQEDAIDLMQEVFLSIYKSLDSFRFDSSFKTWIICIANRRCIEFYRKRKIELHNEEEMDSFIDVQNQNPEQQLQGSQHNQHVIAAMNTLNVEQRSVIELKFFHHYTLEQIGELQNISTNTVKSRFYAALENLKPHLEA comes from the coding sequence GTGTTTTTTCAATCAGAACAAGGGTTAATACATAAAGCAAAGCAAGGAAATAAAAAGGCGTGGTTTAAGCTGGTTAAACAGCATGAATCGGTCATTTATCATTATTGTTTACGCATGTTGGGTAACCAAGAAGATGCAATCGATCTGATGCAAGAGGTATTTTTAAGCATTTATAAAAGCTTAGATAGTTTCCGCTTTGATAGCAGCTTTAAAACGTGGATTATTTGCATTGCTAATCGTCGTTGTATTGAATTTTATCGCAAACGAAAAATTGAGTTACACAATGAAGAAGAGATGGATTCGTTTATTGATGTTCAAAACCAGAACCCTGAGCAGCAACTGCAAGGCAGTCAACATAATCAACATGTTATAGCGGCTATGAATACGCTCAATGTTGAGCAGCGCAGTGTTATAGAGCTTAAGTTTTTTCATCACTACACACTTGAACAAATTGGCGAATTGCAAAATATTTCAACTAATACGGTTAAATCCCGTTTTTATGCTGCGTTAGAAAATTTAAAACCCCATTTGGAGGCTTAG
- a CDS encoding EAL domain-containing protein has protein sequence MSGQLKLLLINSNLKQRNLIKRALLPLNVFELLEVRDSRSALTLLKQHAVDLIITGLDIGKIDGWRFARMVRSGLLKTPKNTPILLTPPTYCERIAETTARAYGIDAVLAYEQINKLPRVLANVLSSHLTKSSRLELLLVEPETPDAEQISYFLRESFHITHVTNEKVAIELFGQHHFAIVLIDTIHNKIDAQNLVQRLLATKPNQAVVMIIDNQEADFAEQLLLSGVTDFARTPYNESLLNRICHQAARREDFMASYAEFAEKVEQLSQSQSRYKELYSAHQRILQHLNTVVLELNSAGQILFINPAWEKLTGLSLKQVINKPLAEFCSPETQALVSNAVSQIMLGQIQQKKFELKLQHQHGHAVWAECRMQSIVVNKVTVGVTASIDNIHERKQAELQLHHLAHHDTLTKLHNRYYFDLKLNQLCKDTEDSNAQHALIYIDLDHFKIINDSQGHHQGDIVLKQIAKTFQKNLHEGSTICRIGGDEFAVILENVELLEAHLIAEGLCHAVENYQFQAPGQQYSISCSIGLTLITANNSDASECLKQSDIALYVAKNRGRNLVHCYTYEDADSNKKLAELAWAHQVRSAMLQDQLEIHFQPIWGFKEQQVAYFEALSRLRVDGQLIYPNRFIPALELIADINLLDHCVVKKAIAYAGQSTTLNKIAINLSAQAFSDEGLLTTIEEALKSQKVDPTRIVFEITESASISNLTATRLMIEKLNQLGCSFSIDDFGTGFSTFSYLKQLPANQVKIDGSFVKDMINDPIDKALVNAIKDISHSLQKTCVAEFVENKETFDSLRKIGVDYAQGYLISRPLPFKGISQAIKKINADKTFD, from the coding sequence ATGTCAGGTCAGCTTAAGCTGTTATTAATTAATTCAAATTTGAAACAAAGAAATTTGATCAAACGCGCTTTATTACCCTTGAATGTCTTTGAGTTATTAGAAGTTCGTGATAGCCGCTCAGCCTTAACGCTGTTAAAACAACACGCTGTTGATTTAATTATTACCGGTTTAGATATTGGTAAAATCGATGGCTGGCGCTTTGCTCGAATGGTGCGCTCCGGTTTATTAAAAACTCCAAAAAATACCCCAATTTTACTCACGCCACCCACTTATTGTGAACGAATAGCCGAAACAACCGCACGTGCTTATGGTATAGATGCAGTTTTAGCATATGAGCAAATCAACAAATTACCCCGAGTTTTGGCGAATGTTTTATCAAGTCATTTAACCAAAAGCAGCCGACTCGAATTGTTATTGGTTGAGCCTGAAACACCAGATGCAGAGCAAATCAGCTATTTTTTACGTGAATCGTTTCATATTACTCACGTTACCAACGAAAAAGTGGCAATAGAACTATTTGGCCAACATCATTTTGCCATTGTATTAATTGATACCATCCATAACAAAATCGATGCCCAAAATTTAGTCCAACGCTTATTAGCTACCAAACCAAATCAAGCGGTGGTGATGATTATTGATAACCAAGAAGCTGATTTTGCTGAGCAGTTATTACTTTCTGGCGTTACCGACTTTGCTCGTACGCCATACAATGAATCGTTACTTAACCGCATTTGTCATCAAGCAGCTCGCCGCGAAGATTTTATGGCCAGTTATGCTGAGTTTGCAGAAAAAGTAGAGCAATTGAGCCAAAGCCAAAGTCGCTACAAAGAATTGTATTCTGCTCATCAACGTATCTTACAGCATCTTAATACCGTGGTTTTAGAGCTAAATAGCGCAGGACAAATTCTGTTTATCAATCCGGCCTGGGAAAAGTTAACCGGATTATCACTTAAACAAGTGATAAATAAGCCACTTGCTGAATTTTGTAGCCCTGAGACGCAAGCTTTAGTTAGCAATGCTGTTTCGCAAATAATGTTAGGGCAAATTCAACAGAAAAAATTTGAGTTAAAACTGCAGCATCAACATGGTCATGCCGTTTGGGCTGAGTGTCGCATGCAATCAATTGTAGTGAATAAAGTAACGGTTGGCGTAACTGCGAGTATCGATAACATCCATGAGCGTAAACAAGCTGAATTACAGCTACATCATCTAGCTCATCATGACACATTAACAAAATTACATAACCGCTATTACTTTGATTTAAAGCTCAACCAGTTATGTAAAGATACAGAAGATAGCAACGCACAACACGCACTTATTTATATCGACCTCGATCATTTTAAAATCATTAACGACAGCCAAGGTCATCATCAAGGTGATATTGTGTTAAAACAGATTGCAAAAACATTTCAAAAAAACTTACATGAAGGCAGCACTATTTGCCGAATTGGCGGTGATGAGTTTGCAGTTATTTTAGAAAATGTTGAGCTACTTGAAGCCCACTTAATTGCAGAAGGCCTTTGCCATGCGGTAGAAAACTACCAATTTCAAGCGCCTGGCCAGCAATACTCTATTAGCTGCTCCATTGGTTTAACACTTATCACAGCAAATAACAGTGATGCCAGTGAATGCTTAAAACAATCAGATATCGCTTTATATGTTGCTAAAAACCGCGGTCGTAATTTGGTTCACTGTTATACCTATGAAGACGCCGACAGCAATAAAAAACTGGCCGAACTGGCATGGGCACATCAAGTGCGCAGCGCCATGTTACAAGATCAGTTAGAGATTCACTTTCAACCTATTTGGGGTTTTAAAGAACAGCAAGTTGCTTATTTTGAAGCTCTGTCTCGATTGCGAGTTGATGGTCAACTTATTTATCCAAACCGTTTTATCCCCGCTTTAGAACTCATCGCTGATATTAATTTGCTTGACCATTGCGTGGTAAAAAAAGCCATTGCTTATGCAGGACAATCAACAACACTAAATAAAATCGCAATTAACCTTTCAGCTCAAGCCTTTAGCGATGAAGGATTATTAACCACCATTGAAGAAGCCCTAAAAAGCCAAAAAGTAGACCCAACTCGGATAGTATTTGAAATTACCGAATCTGCCAGTATTAGTAACTTAACCGCAACTCGTTTAATGATTGAAAAACTCAATCAACTTGGCTGCAGCTTTTCGATAGACGACTTTGGAACAGGATTTAGTACCTTTAGCTATTTAAAACAGCTTCCCGCCAACCAAGTGAAAATTGATGGCTCATTTGTGAAAGATATGATCAACGATCCTATTGATAAAGCACTGGTAAATGCGATTAAAGACATCAGTCACTCTTTACAAAAGACCTGTGTTGCTGAATTTGTAGAAAACAAAGAAACCTTTGATTCCCTTAGAAAAATTGGCGTGGATTATGCGCAAGGCTATTTAATCTCACGCCCACTTCCTTTTAAAGGCATAAGCCAAGCAATCAAAAAAATAAACGCTGACAAAACATTTGATTAA
- a CDS encoding hydrogen peroxide-inducible genes activator: MNHLPSIKQLQYLLAVHQHQHFGRAAQACFIGQSTLSSAIQTLEETLGCQLIERENRSFMFTAIGEEVVEKTRKIIDDTMSLKELTQSFLTPLNGTLTLGLIPTIASFIAADLYCFCQEQFPDLELILIEDTSDRLLNKLEKGEVDLAILALPFNTDKFHTQVLAHDRFSLVMHQEYDVGQDVHDFNLLPKSSVFLLEREHCLSDHALSACNLTQEQCINPFEAASLHTLLTMVENKLGVTFLPQLAINAGILNHKPMRVIAAQEDAYRDIGLLWRKTTGRIRDFRLFCDKVGPFFVKKCKTEE, from the coding sequence ATGAATCATCTTCCGAGTATCAAACAGCTTCAATATTTACTTGCCGTACATCAACATCAACATTTTGGTCGCGCAGCCCAAGCGTGCTTTATTGGTCAATCGACATTAAGCAGTGCTATTCAGACGCTTGAAGAAACATTAGGCTGTCAGCTTATTGAACGAGAAAACCGCAGTTTTATGTTTACAGCTATCGGCGAAGAAGTGGTTGAGAAAACACGTAAAATTATCGATGATACTATGAGCTTAAAAGAGCTGACTCAGAGCTTTTTAACTCCTCTTAATGGCACTTTGACCTTAGGGTTGATCCCAACAATTGCCAGTTTTATAGCGGCAGATTTGTATTGTTTTTGTCAAGAGCAGTTTCCTGATTTGGAACTGATCCTAATCGAAGATACCAGCGATCGTTTGCTCAATAAATTAGAGAAAGGTGAAGTTGATTTAGCGATTTTAGCGCTGCCTTTTAATACGGATAAGTTTCACACCCAAGTACTAGCACATGATAGATTTAGCTTAGTAATGCACCAAGAATATGATGTTGGGCAAGATGTTCATGACTTTAATTTGCTTCCTAAATCGAGTGTGTTTTTACTAGAACGTGAACATTGTTTATCTGATCATGCTTTAAGTGCTTGTAATTTAACGCAAGAGCAATGTATCAACCCATTTGAAGCGGCTAGTTTGCATACACTACTGACTATGGTTGAAAATAAATTAGGAGTTACTTTTTTACCTCAATTGGCCATTAATGCTGGAATATTAAATCACAAACCAATGCGAGTGATTGCTGCGCAAGAAGATGCATATCGAGATATTGGTTTGCTGTGGCGCAAAACAACGGGGCGCATTCGAGACTTTAGGTTGTTTTGCGATAAAGTAGGGCCATTTTTTGTCAAAAAATGTAAAACTGAAGAATAA
- a CDS encoding HDOD domain-containing protein produces MPLTLDMTKVESSLDGFTIPPRPEMLKQIQEEVAKEVPNIKDIAACINQDVGIAGFTLKVVNSPLFSLPRKISTIEHACMFLGLNRLIKLVNSIVLRFTLSEGSEDIFTQKLWNSATKIGNASLALAQHLDLGTNFADDCYTLGLFHNAGMALILAQTAEYPALLRQAYIEGATIGEFEEDHFETSHEVLGFLIAQTWGLDSSLCSVIAYHHSPMIMLATGEQPEKEMFAILKLAEHMVGATELLYGINPDSEWERYSVQILDVLHLEEFQLLDLGEVLHQAGIDNVYHT; encoded by the coding sequence ATGCCTTTAACTCTTGATATGACCAAAGTTGAGTCATCGCTAGATGGTTTTACCATTCCTCCTCGCCCTGAAATGCTCAAACAAATTCAGGAGGAAGTCGCAAAAGAAGTTCCTAATATTAAAGATATTGCAGCCTGTATAAATCAAGATGTCGGTATTGCGGGCTTTACTCTTAAAGTTGTAAATTCACCACTGTTTAGCTTACCAAGAAAAATATCAACCATTGAACATGCTTGCATGTTTTTAGGATTAAATCGATTAATCAAACTGGTAAATAGTATTGTTTTACGCTTTACCTTAAGCGAAGGAAGTGAAGATATATTCACTCAAAAACTGTGGAATAGCGCCACAAAAATTGGCAACGCATCTTTGGCATTAGCTCAGCACTTAGATTTAGGTACTAATTTCGCTGATGACTGTTATACATTGGGATTATTTCATAATGCTGGAATGGCTTTAATTTTGGCGCAAACAGCTGAATATCCGGCATTATTGCGCCAAGCCTATATCGAAGGTGCAACAATTGGTGAATTCGAAGAAGATCACTTTGAAACCTCCCATGAAGTCCTTGGCTTTTTAATCGCTCAGACATGGGGTTTAGATAGTTCACTTTGCTCAGTCATTGCTTATCACCACAGCCCAATGATTATGTTAGCAACTGGCGAGCAACCCGAAAAAGAAATGTTTGCGATTTTAAAATTGGCTGAACACATGGTGGGAGCGACTGAATTACTCTATGGCATTAATCCTGATTCAGAATGGGAACGATACTCAGTGCAGATCCTTGATGTGCTTCATCTAGAAGAGTTTCAACTGCTTGACTTAGGTGAAGTCCTTCATCAAGCAGGGATTGATAATGTGTACCACACTTAA